In Helicobacter colisuis, the DNA window ACCCATTTATCACAGCTTTATTAGTTGCTCTAATCGCTATTTTAGCTTGGCCCCTTTCTTCTTTAAGTGGGAGAAATTACGGATTAGGCATCACAACCCCATCGGCTAATTTAATACAATACCTTACCACAGGGAATCTTGATTTCATTGATTGGGGAGCATTTTTCGTTCTTGGAATAGCATTAGGCTCTTTTTTGGCTGCTAAATTCTCAGGAGAATTTAAATTCCGTCTTCCTGATAAAAAAACTTTAGCTTACTCAAGTATTGGAGGAATCTTAATGGGAATTGGTGCTTCTTTGGCTGGAGGTTGCACAATAGGAAATGGTTTAGTAGAAACTGCACTTTTTTCTTATAAAGGATGGGTAGCTACTATTTTTTTCTTATTGGGTGCTTATATCGCTACTTTTTTTACTATTATTTTGCCATCACGCAGTGTGGCACAAAAATCATAAGGAGAACGTATGGCAATTTTAGATACTAGAGGAAAGGTATGTCCTTTCCCACTTGTTGATGCAAAAAACTTTATTCAAACTTTACAAAGTGGAGAGAAATTAGAAATTCTCTTTGATTGCACACAGGCAACAGAAACAATTCCACAATGGGCTGCAGAAGAAGGTCACGAAGTAATTGACTTTGAAGCCTTGGGGGATGCAGAATGGACTATTAAACTTATCAAAAAATAAAGGATAAATATGCCACTCATTATTCCAGAAGATATTCCTGCCTTCAAAGCTCTCAAAGAACACGCTTTTATTATGGGTCAAAAAAGGGCAAAATCACAAGATATTCGCCCTTTGGAAGTTTTAATCATTAATCTTATGCCCGTTAAAATAGAAACTGAAAATCAGATTCTAGCCCTCCTTGCAAACTCCCCCTTGCAAGTTAATATCACCCTACTCTCTACTGCTACTTATATAGGCAAAAATACACCAAAATCGCATTTAGATAAATTCTATGTTAATTTTGATTCAATTAAACATAAAAACTTTGATGGAGCTATCGTTACAGGTGCTCCAATTGAACATTTAGAGTTTGAGCAAGTAAAATATTGGAGAGAATTAGTAGCGATTATGGATTATTTAAAGCATAATTGTACTAGCACTTTGTATCTATGTTGGGGAGCAATGGCAGGACTTTATCACTTTCATAAAATACAAAAAATACCTCTTAAAGAAAAACTTTTTGGCGTCTTTGAACATTTTTGGGTAGAAAAGGATTTGTTACTCAATGGTTTAGATGAAATAGTAAAAATTCCTCATTCTAGGCATTCAGGCATCAACGAATCTCAAGTTGCGACAAATCCTAATCTAAAGGTTTTATTACAAGGAAAAGAAAGTGGAATCACTGCCCTTAAAGATAACAAAGATTTCTTTATCTTAGGACACCCAGAATACTCTAAAAACACTTTAGAATCTGAATATCAGAGGGATTTAAAAAAGGGATTGTCCATTCACAAACCTTTCAACTACTTTGATTCTCAAGAAAATCCCATACTCTCTTGGCGATCTAGCGCAAGTGTCATGTTTTCAAATTGGTTGAACTTTTCGGTTTATCAAGACACACCTTTTATTTTGGAAAGCTAAGATTCTGGCTTTTCATAATAAGCTATTTTTTTCTTTCTCTCTTCTAAAGTCTCTTTTCCATTTAATGGATCTTTTAAATAAAAAATATAGAATCTATTTTCATAAAGACTATACACTCTACTCTCCGCTCCATTAATCTGTATCACTTTATTGCTAGATAATATGATTTCTCCTGTTTTATTTCCCAAAATAGGCACAAATAAAATCAAACACAAAAAGAATAACACCACATAAAAAATCCGCGCAATACTCCCAAGCAAAGGAATAATAAATGCAATCCCAAACCCCAAAACCATTAAAACAAAAACAAAGGGATTAAAAACATTGCCAAAGAAAGGATTAAAGAATTCTCTAATTCCATAATAATTAATATAATTTGCAAAAATCGCTGCCCAAAAAATACAAAATAACAAAAACACCAAACAAACACTCACCAACAAAGAAGCAATTAGGCTAGAAATTTTCATTTTACCTCACAATCCTTAGATTATCATTCCCTACTCTAAATATTCTTGAAGCCTTAGAGGATGTAAAACCTCGTTTATCAATCACCCAAATATCAGCACTCTTCAAAGCAAACTCTAAATCAAAATTTTGCTTATGGGGATTTGCAGAAGTGGAATACAAATAAGGAAAAAAACACAAAAATTCACTATGCAAAGAATCTCTTACCACCCTAATCCCCAAAGAATGATCAACTAGTCTATTTTTACCCCTATAAATAAAGGTAGTTTTAGGACTATTGCGAATTATTTTTTTATATTTTTGTGGAATCCGCACCAACTCTTTAAGTTTTTGAAAACTCCCTAGCGTTAAAATAACTTTTTGACTAGATTGCCTTCCTTTTTTGGTATTTAACCTTTTAAAATCCAAACACAACAAACCAGCGGTTGTGTCGCTTTGTGCTAAAAATACACAATCGCTAAACACACCTACTCACTTAGATAGTCTTGGAGTGGCTTTGTAAGATTTGGATTAATCTTTTTAATCTCACTAATAGCGCTAATAGCCACCCTTGCTGCTTCAATAGTTGTAAAATAAGGGACATTATTGCGCAAAACTTGAGTGCGAATCTTATCGGTGTCATCTTTGCTAGAAGCTTCATCGCTAGTATTAATTGCCAAAGCAATCTCGCCATTTGCAAGCATATCTCCGATATTAGGGCGCCCTTCACTAATTTTTAGCGCCTCCTCACAAGCAATACCTTGTTTGCGAATCTCTTGAGAAGTCCCTTTTGTTGCACAAATTTCAAATCCAAGCCCCTCAAGCTCTCTTGCTAGATCACCTGCTTGAGACTTATCAAGACTTCTTAGAGAAATAAACACCTTACCCCCAGTAGGAATGGGATTCTTACTTGCCATTTGGCTTTTAGCAAAGCTTACTCCAAAACTCTCACTAATTCCCATAACTTCCCCTGTAGATCGCATCTCTGGACCCAAAACCATAACTGCTCCACTTAACTTACTAAAAGGAAACACCGATTCTTTGACTGCAATGTGCTTTGGCTTTTTGGGCTTATATAATCCATCTTTAAACTCTACTTTTTTATGCTCATCATAAAACTCTAAAGCGGCTTTTAAGTCTTTATTAATCATCACATGAGTTGCGACTTTAGCTAATGGAATCCCTGTGGCTTTGGAGACAAAAGGCACGGTGCGTGAGGCTCTAGGATTAACTTCAATCAAATAAAGTGTTCCTTCAAAAATTGCATATTGGGTATTCATAAGCCCAACCACGCCAAGATTCTTAGCAATTTTAGCTGTCGTTTCTTCAATCTCTTTTATTTTTTCTTTAGAAATGCTAATAGTTGGAATCGAACACGCCGAATCACCACTATGTATCCCTGCTTCTTCAATATGTTGCATAATACCTGCAATATAAACATCCTTGCCATCACAAATCGTATCTACATCAAGCTCTAAAGCATTATTTAAAAACTTGTCAATTAGCACTGGAGAATCTTCACTTACACTCACTGCCTCACTCATATAGTTTTTTAATTCTACTACATTATAAACAATACGCATAGCGCGCCCACCAAGCACATAGCTTGGGCGGACAAGCACAGGGAATCCAATATCTTGTGCGATTTCTATTGCTTCTTCTTTGGTGAAAGCTGTGCCGTTTTTAGGCTGTAAAAGTCCATTTTCTTCTACAAATTTTGCAAATTTCTCTCTATCTTCTGCGATATCAATTGTTTTTGCACTCGTTCCAATGATTTTTGCCCCAATGGTTGTTAGCTTTTTGGCGAGTTTGAGTGGTGTTTGTCCGCCAAAATGCACAATCACGCCATCAGGCTTTTCTCTTTCAATCACGCTACGCACACATTCAAAGGTAATGGGTTCAAAATACAAGACATCACTTGTATCATAGTCTGTACTTACCGTCTCTGGATTGCAGTTATACATAATGCTTTGTATGCCCATATCTTTGAGGGCAAAACTTGCATGCACACAACAATAATCAAACTCAATGCCTTGACCGATTCGATTTGGTCCGCCACCGATAATTAAAACTTTTTTTTGTGCATTTTGGTCTAGATTGTCTCGTGGGTTAGAATCTACAAAGGATTGTGCGTTAAAAGGCATTGTGCCATACAAATACGCTGTTTGTGTGCTAAATTCTGCCGCACAGGTATCTACTTCATTATAATGTAACTGCACTTGCAATCTTTGTCGCAATGCATATATGTCTTCTTCTCGTAATTCTAAGCCCTCATTTTTATTGATGAGGAATGCCAACATTTTATCGCTAAAGCCATATTGCTTGGTGAGTGCTAAAAACTCTGAATCTTGCAAGGATTCAAAAGAGATTTGCTTCTCTAATGCAATAATTTCTGCAATTTGGTGTAAGAAATATGGATCGATTTTGCACCATTCATGAATTTCTTCCACGCTTATATCATTACGTAATGCCTCTGCAATATACAAAAGCCTATGAGCATTCGGGCGACGCACTTCCCTTTGAATCTCGCTTAGATCGTTGCTGATTGGATTAAATCCAAAGATTCCTGTCTCTAAGCTACAGAGGGCTTTTTGCAAGGATTCTTTGAAACTCACACCAATTGCCATAACTTCCCCAATGGATTTCATAGAGGTGGTGAGTGTTGAATCTGCTTGTGGGAATTTTTCAAAGGTAAAGCGTGGGATTTTTGTTACAATATAATCAATGCTAGGTTCAAAACTCGCAGGTGTGCCCGTGATGTCGTTTTTAATTTCATCAAGCGTATAGCCTACCGCAAGCAATGTCGCAACTTTGGCAATTGGATAGCCTGTGGCTTTGGAGGCTAGAGCAGAGCTTCTAGAAACGCGTGGATTCATCTCAATAACCGTCATTCTACCGGTTTTTGGATTGATAGCAAATTGCACATTGCTTCCGCCTGTATCTACTCCAATTTCTCGCAAGATTTTAAAACTTGCATCACGCATTCGTTGGTATTCTTTGTCTGTAAGTGTAAGAGCAGGGGCGATCGTGATAGAATCTCCTGTATGCACACCCATAGGATCTAAATTTTCTATGCTACACACGATAATGCAGTTATCGCTTTTATCGCGTATTACTTCCATTTCAAATTCTTTCCAACCAAGTAGCGATTCTTCAATCAAAATTTCACTAATTGGGCTTGTATCTAAGCCATTTTGTGCAAGCGTTTTAAATTCATCAATATTATATGCCACGCCACTACCGCCACCAGCAAGGGTAAAACTTGCACGAATAATAAGTGGGAATCCTATTTCTTTGGCTGCTTCAAGTGCTTCTTCTATGGTGTAGGCATAGCGAGATTTTGGTAAATCCATACCGATTTTTAGCATTGCTTCTTTGAAAGCCTGTCTATCTTCACCCTTTTTAATCGCACTAGGATTTGCACCCAAAAATTTTACACCCTCTAGCATACCTTTTTCATACATACTCATCGCGACATTTAGTGCGGTTTGCCCACCCATAGTAGGCAAAATAGCATCAACTTTTTCTTGTTTGATAATATTGGCAATCACTTCTTCGGTAATGGGTTCGATATAGGTGCGATCAGCAAGATTTGGATCAGTCATAATGGTTGCAGGATTAGAGTTTATAAGCACCACGCGATAGCCAAGCTTTTTGAGTGTTTTGGCTGCTTGTGTGCCAGAATAATCGAACTCACACGCTTGTCCAATGACAATGGGTCCTGAACCGATGAGTAAAATAGTTTTAATATCATTTCGTTTTGGCATAAAAAATCCTTCCTACTTTTTGAAAATTAATGTGACAAATTACCACTTATGCTTACTTAAAGATTCTAAAAACTTCATTGTTCCCATTTTTGCATTACCAAATCAATGGGATACAAACTTGCCCTACAAAAAGCCACTTTAGCAATGCAAACCAAAGTTTTAGCTGATTCTTCTAAATTTTCATTTATTACTAAATAATCAAATTTATCAAGCTTTTTGACCTCTCCTGCTGCATTTTCTAAACGCCTTTTAATGATTTCATTCTCATCACTCCCTCTAACTCCCAAACGCTCTTCTAAAATCTTTTTGCTATTGGTAGTCACAAAAACACTTGTTGTATGATTAGGAAAAGCTTTTTTGATATTTTCTTGCCCCTGCACATCTACATCAAAAATGACCAACTTGCCCTGCTCTAAGGCTTCTAAAATAGGCATTTTAGAAGTGCCATAATAATTCCCATGCACCAAAGCCCATTCTAAAAAATTATTCTCTTGAATGTTTTTTTGAAACTCCTCTTTAGAAATAAAATGATAATGGACACCCTCTTCTTCGCCTTTTCGCTTTTCTCTTGTTGTAGATGAAATTGAAAAATAATGCCTTGGAAATTCTTTTGCTAAAGCCTTATAAAGCGAACTCTTACCAGCTCCACTTGGTCCTG includes these proteins:
- a CDS encoding Sua5/YciO/YrdC/YwlC family protein is translated as MFSDCVFLAQSDTTAGLLCLDFKRLNTKKGRQSSQKVILTLGSFQKLKELVRIPQKYKKIIRNSPKTTFIYRGKNRLVDHSLGIRVVRDSLHSEFLCFFPYLYSTSANPHKQNFDLEFALKSADIWVIDKRGFTSSKASRIFRVGNDNLRIVR
- the gmk gene encoding guanylate kinase encodes the protein MEEIKLKGAILILSGPSGAGKSSLYKALAKEFPRHYFSISSTTREKRKGEEEGVHYHFISKEEFQKNIQENNFLEWALVHGNYYGTSKMPILEALEQGKLVIFDVDVQGQENIKKAFPNHTTSVFVTTNSKKILEERLGVRGSDENEIIKRRLENAAGEVKKLDKFDYLVINENLEESAKTLVCIAKVAFCRASLYPIDLVMQKWEQ
- the carB gene encoding carbamoyl-phosphate synthase large subunit — encoded protein: MPKRNDIKTILLIGSGPIVIGQACEFDYSGTQAAKTLKKLGYRVVLINSNPATIMTDPNLADRTYIEPITEEVIANIIKQEKVDAILPTMGGQTALNVAMSMYEKGMLEGVKFLGANPSAIKKGEDRQAFKEAMLKIGMDLPKSRYAYTIEEALEAAKEIGFPLIIRASFTLAGGGSGVAYNIDEFKTLAQNGLDTSPISEILIEESLLGWKEFEMEVIRDKSDNCIIVCSIENLDPMGVHTGDSITIAPALTLTDKEYQRMRDASFKILREIGVDTGGSNVQFAINPKTGRMTVIEMNPRVSRSSALASKATGYPIAKVATLLAVGYTLDEIKNDITGTPASFEPSIDYIVTKIPRFTFEKFPQADSTLTTSMKSIGEVMAIGVSFKESLQKALCSLETGIFGFNPISNDLSEIQREVRRPNAHRLLYIAEALRNDISVEEIHEWCKIDPYFLHQIAEIIALEKQISFESLQDSEFLALTKQYGFSDKMLAFLINKNEGLELREEDIYALRQRLQVQLHYNEVDTCAAEFSTQTAYLYGTMPFNAQSFVDSNPRDNLDQNAQKKVLIIGGGPNRIGQGIEFDYCCVHASFALKDMGIQSIMYNCNPETVSTDYDTSDVLYFEPITFECVRSVIEREKPDGVIVHFGGQTPLKLAKKLTTIGAKIIGTSAKTIDIAEDREKFAKFVEENGLLQPKNGTAFTKEEAIEIAQDIGFPVLVRPSYVLGGRAMRIVYNVVELKNYMSEAVSVSEDSPVLIDKFLNNALELDVDTICDGKDVYIAGIMQHIEEAGIHSGDSACSIPTISISKEKIKEIEETTAKIAKNLGVVGLMNTQYAIFEGTLYLIEVNPRASRTVPFVSKATGIPLAKVATHVMINKDLKAALEFYDEHKKVEFKDGLYKPKKPKHIAVKESVFPFSKLSGAVMVLGPEMRSTGEVMGISESFGVSFAKSQMASKNPIPTGGKVFISLRSLDKSQAGDLARELEGLGFEICATKGTSQEIRKQGIACEEALKISEGRPNIGDMLANGEIALAINTSDEASSKDDTDKIRTQVLRNNVPYFTTIEAARVAISAISEIKKINPNLTKPLQDYLSE
- a CDS encoding homoserine O-succinyltransferase, which encodes MPLIIPEDIPAFKALKEHAFIMGQKRAKSQDIRPLEVLIINLMPVKIETENQILALLANSPLQVNITLLSTATYIGKNTPKSHLDKFYVNFDSIKHKNFDGAIVTGAPIEHLEFEQVKYWRELVAIMDYLKHNCTSTLYLCWGAMAGLYHFHKIQKIPLKEKLFGVFEHFWVEKDLLLNGLDEIVKIPHSRHSGINESQVATNPNLKVLLQGKESGITALKDNKDFFILGHPEYSKNTLESEYQRDLKKGLSIHKPFNYFDSQENPILSWRSSASVMFSNWLNFSVYQDTPFILES
- a CDS encoding sulfurtransferase TusA family protein, whose product is MAILDTRGKVCPFPLVDAKNFIQTLQSGEKLEILFDCTQATETIPQWAAEEGHEVIDFEALGDAEWTIKLIKK